Proteins encoded by one window of Antechinus flavipes isolate AdamAnt ecotype Samford, QLD, Australia chromosome 4, AdamAnt_v2, whole genome shotgun sequence:
- the LOC127562708 gene encoding NADH-cytochrome b5 reductase 1: MGIQPSAALLASLGVGLVTLLGVALGSYLLRRARSAPVTLLDPNEKYLLRLLDKTTVSHNTKKFRFALPSAHHILGLPIGKHVYLSARIDGNLVVRPYTPVTSDENKGYVDLVIKVYLKGVHPKFPEGGKMSQYLDSLKIGDVVEFRGPSGMLTYNGKGKFDIQPSKKSPAESRVAKKLGMIAGGTGITPMLQLIRAILKDPEDPTRCFLLFANQTEKDIILREDLEELQARHPERFKLWFTLDQPPADWAYGRGFVTADMIREHLPAPGDDVLLLLCGPPPMVQLACHPNLDKLGYSQKMRFTY, from the exons ATGGGGATCCAGCCG AGCGCTGCGCTGCTGGCCTCCCTGGGAGTGGGACTTGTGACCCTGCTGGGAGTGGCCCTGGGCTCCTACCTGCTTCGCAGGGCCCGGAGCGCACCTGTCACTCTTCTGGACCCCAACGAGAAGTACCTGCTGAGGCTGCTGGATAAGACG ACTGTCAGCCACAACACCAAGAAATTCCGTTTTGCTCTACCTTCAGCCCATCACATCCTGGGACTACCTATAG GAAAACATGTCTATCTCTCAGCCCGAATTGATGGCAACTTGGTTGTCCGGCCCTACACACCCGTCACCAGTGATGAGAACAAGGGCTATGTGGATCTTGTCATCAAG GTCTATCTGAAAGGAGTACACCCCAAATTTCCTGAGGGAGGGAAGATGTCTCAGTACCTAGACAGCCTCAAGATCGGAGATGTGGTAGAGTTTCGGGGGCCAAGTGGAATGCTCACTTACAATGGGAAAG GGAAATTTGACATTCAGCCCAGCAAGAAATCTCCAGCAGAATCCCGAGTGGCAAAGAAGTTGGGAATGATTGCCGGAGGGACCG GGATCACCCCAATGCTGCAGCTCATCCGGGCCATCCTAAAGGACCCTGAAGATCCAACCCGGTGCTTTCTGCTGTTTGCCAACCAG ACTGAGAAGGACATAATCCTACGAGAAGACCTGGAGGAATTGCAGGCCCGACACCCTGAACGATTTAAACTCTGGTTCACCTTGGATCAGCCTCCAGCAG ATTGGGCCTATGGCAGGGGCTTTGTGACAGCGGACATGATCCGGGAGCACCTGCCTGCCCCCGGGGATGACGTGCTGCTGTTGCTGTGTGGGCCGCCTCCCATGGTGCAGCTGGCCTGCCACCCCAACTTGGATAAGCTGGGGTATTCCCAGAAGATGCGTTTTACCTACTGA
- the LOC127561586 gene encoding probable E3 ubiquitin-protein ligase TRIML1: MEIKDNIENLRTELTCSICLEYFTKPVTIDCGHSFCKECLYRSWEEAPVPGTCPVCRRTSQPRDLEPSKCIENLVILTKQFRPHLMQYLSCPNICEQHLAIQRLFCEDDQKLLCMSCLFSQEHKAHGVYPIEEFAENCKRKLQEACDSLRRKASEAEILLDQERRRVHQCKMETRVLKQVIIPEYIKMCTSLTKKSQINPQKLDKEKRKNMRELMGTEARFSQYIQHLKKMIDELEKNSEKPLMEMLLDVRSTLERSELLLLQCPEPATLDGTHCGMREILLTFQRNITLNPETMNSNLILSEDLKSVKLAGVQAGHAFSILGAQRFLSGCHYWEVEVGGETSSSPAPPCPAAHCGIGPARLGSGLGT, encoded by the exons ATGGAGATCAAGGACAACATTGAAAACCTCAGGACAGAACTCACCTGCTCCATTTGCTTGGAGTACTTCACCAAACCAGTGACTATTGACTGTGGACACAGTTTTTGCAAAGAGTGTCTCTACCGAAGCTGGGAGGAAGCTCCCGTACCAGGGACTTGTCCAGTTTGCAGAAGAACAAGCCAGCCCAGAGACTTAGAACCCAGTAAATGCATAGAGAATCTAGTGATCCTCACTAAACAGTTCAGACCTCATTTAATGCAATACCTCAGTTGCCCGAACATCTGTGAACAACATCTAGCAATTCAGAGGCTGTTCTGTGAAGATGACCAGAAGCTGCTCTGCATGTCCTGCTTGTTCTCCCAAGAACACAAAGCTCATGGTGTGTATCCCATAGAAGAGTTTGCAGAGAACTGCAAGAGGAAACTCCAGGAAGCCTGTGATAGTTTGCGGAGAAAAGCAAGTGAGGCTGAAATTTTGTTGGACCAGGAGCGAAGGAGAGTGCATCAGTGTAAGATGGAAACACGGGTCCTGAAGCAGGTTATCATACCAGAATACATCAAGATGTGCACTTCCTTGACAAAGAAAAGCCAAATCAATCCACAAAAGCTggacaaggaaaaaagaaagaacatgagaGAATTAATGGGGACTGAGGCCAGATTCTCCCAATATATCCAACACCTAAAGAAGATGATTgatgagctagagaagaattCCGAGAAGCCACTTATGGAGATGCTCCTGGATGTGAGAAGCACATTGGAAAGGAGTGAGCTGCTGTTGCTTCAATGTCCAGAGCCTGCTACTCTGGACGGGACTCATTGTGGAATGAGGGAAATACTATTGACCTTCCAAAGGAACATTACTCTGAATCCTGAGACAATGAATTCCAATCTCATCCTCTCTGAAGATCTGAAGAGTGTGAAACTTGCAGGTGTCCAAGCCGGACATGCGTTTTCTATCCTGGGTGCCCAGAGATTCCTTTCAGGTTGTCACTATTGGGAAGtggaggtggggggggaga CCTCGTCCTCTCCCGCCCCGCCCTGCCCCGCGGCGCATTGTGGGATCGGGCCTGCGAGGCTTGGGAGCGGACTCGGCACTTGA